The following proteins come from a genomic window of Nitrospirota bacterium:
- a CDS encoding NADP-dependent isocitrate dehydrogenase, which produces AGELIGAQGKPVDIGGYYHPDPEKTSRAMRPSATFNAALAAIG; this is translated from the coding sequence TTGCCGGAGAGCTGATAGGAGCACAGGGTAAACCTGTTGACATAGGCGGCTATTATCACCCTGATCCGGAGAAGACATCCAGGGCGATGCGTCCAAGCGCAACCTTCAACGCTGCCCTGGCGGCTATTGGTTAA